GCCATTGTTGCCCGGCGGGCCTGGTGGTCCTGGAGGATGTATCTCTCTAAATTACGGGTCCATCGTTCATTCACTCAATCAGTCAGAAGAATTCTTACTTACATTATGGCTGGTGACCCATATTCACCTGGAACGCCAGGATCTCCATCTCGACCATCGTATCCTGGAGGTCCAGGGAGACCAGGCGGTCCGGGATAACCAGGGAGTCCATCCAGTCCATCTTCACCGTCTTTACCGGGGGCGCCTGCTAATTGGTCTATCTCCGTATGGCTCTACGAACGACTACTAATGGGATGAGTTTGCTGTTTACCTTTGCTTCCAGCAGGTCCAGGTTCACCCTCTGCTCCTGGTGGACCCATGGGACACTTGATACAGCCAAGCTACAATTAGTACATACAGtagggtaaaaacgacatgaaacgcggtgcaattgcgtaagcggctgcgctcgaagtggtgcgctggagcgtaGAGCTTGGGAAGATGATATGGTCTCAGCCCGATAcgcaatggtcccacttcgattccaaccgctttctcaaccgtgccgcttcgagagTAAGGCTgcccgcgcggctgtgaactctgcgggcagcctgaGCGCATACGCAAggaaccgtgcttcatgtcgttttgactcgactataattAACTCTTCCAAGATGGATATTCTAGAGTCTATACATATTCGAAGAACAAACTTATAAGAACTTACCACGACGACCACATCATTCTCTTCCAACCTCCAGTCCTCTCCTCGCCTACCGTTTACTCCTCGTGGACCATCTTCTCCGGGAACCCCGTCTTTTCCTGGAGGCCCTGGCGCTCCAGCTGGACACGTAGGTGGCCGAGAACACGAGGTTTGAACGGATTCTGCATGAGCGCAGCAACTTTTAATGCGATTTGGGACTTTTGTTTTCGAGGATTGCCTTACCACAAAAGCTATATTCTTCCACATTCATGCTTGCGGCCATTAGATAATACTCGCCGTCTACGTTGTCGTCATATCCTACAACGGAAGCATTGCAAGAAACCTCAGCGGTCCCTATATCAATTACGACTAGCTCTTGTCATGCTATCTtttagtagagtcaaaacgacatggagcatggtgcagttgcgcttgaagcggtgggGCAGCAAGAGGTTTGGACTGTGAGGACCCCTTCTACCACCGTtgattgctgcagttcgcgatggtctcactTCGATTAAAAATACTATCTCCACCTCGTCGCCTCGAGCGGAACCGCTttcgcaactacaccgtgcttcgtgtcgttttgacccgactgtatatCCTTGTGCGATCTTCCACAGAGGCTGTCGTAGTCACGGAAAAAGGCATAGGAATACGCGTTTTCTTTTATATGTTTTCCAGATTTCATAACGAGCTGTTTAATTGTCGATAATAATAGTTTatgtggggcgggtgtggcgcagtctgTTAGGGGTCCGCTGTAGctgcacggtcgagggttcgagaccgctctagtgcaaaccaagcctttcattcctccggggtcgacaaattggtaccaaactaaTCTGGGAGgctagaaacactgacttgatcattggctgtcccccgcaagtcattgtataggtcaacacgcgttccaaaacctcagcgattacgaattccagtaaaacacgttggtgcatcccaagtggattgataggCCAATGACTctatcccttatcctttagTAGTTTTATGTGTAATATTATACTTATGAAACAATGAAAGGAGTGAATGGTAGATTAGTTATGCTAAAATTGGTTAAAATCTAGTAGATCCGTAAAATCCGACTTAACATCTAAAATACTTCCACTGCTTTAGCTCTAATACATTTTACTATCTTAAAAATATGCGTTCATGATTCTAATGCCAAATGAATGgagtaataagaaaataataccTTACTAATTTAGCAGATTACTTGTGCAAAACTCACAACAAAATTTTGCGCTCGAATCACATGTTTCCTGCTTTCGAAGCGGTTTGTTATGTCGTAGAAGATTTTTTCGACTTCACTTGTCATTGTTATTACAACTTTTTTCGAGTATTTGGCCGCCTACTTGTTTGCCCAACAACCCACACCGTTCAGTGTACTTCTACTAGAACGCAATAAATTCCCGAGGTCATGGGAATATTATAAACTTACCTGTTTTGAGCGCTCTTGCGCCTGCCTCCATCTTTATTCTTCTCCTAGTTGTTgtgtttcttttgattttcttcagataaatcttaaaaaataatgctGCTGAGTACCTTCAGTTAGCAAAAAGGgcgaaaataatgaaaactcTTAAGAGCGTCGCAATGGTGAAGGCAATACACATGGTTAAATAGCAGAATTACTTTAATGGCTAGAAACATAAGCCTGCCCACCTTTCCAGTTTTCCAGCGAAACAATCGCTCGACCATCATATCTTTTCGAGCAGCTCTTGCAAAAAACTaaagtctggaaaaaaacCCAGTTAACATCAAGAATTGAAATCCGGAAGTAGACGTCACCTGAATTTCGTTCAATGTATCATTGCTGCTGATTGCGAACTTGTCGATGTCGTTTAGTATAAACGCTATAGAGGCTAGCGATCCTAGCATGACCAGCGCTGCTGTCAACGAAACTGCCAGTGCTGCCCGATGCATTTTCATTATCTGAATTGATTGTATTATGAAAGACTTACCAAGCTGgaaaaactgaattttttaaGTTCCAACTGACATTTTGCAGGATTTTCCTTTATGCCTATACTTGGAACAGacggaaaaataataataaatatgcgtaaaataataataaaaatgcacaaaataataaatatacacaaaaatgaatgcagacgcaagatgatgttgacgtgatgtgattgaaaaaaatggagcgtatatttggaaaatatcttcagaaaacaaaactaagGTATgactgtttttgtttattttcaggttttttgaagagaacttTACTATTGTAAGTTATGAACGTGGGGGAGGTGGTGGAGGAGTGGTGCATTCAGTTAGAGGTCCGTCGTAGCCACACTGTCGGTGGTTTGAAATCGCTCTGGTGTCAACCAAGCCTCCGTCCCTTCaaggatcgataaattggtactagactggtctggaaggataaaagcgCCGACCTGATGCATCGGCTAGCCCGGCAAGTCGTTGTGCAGACCAAAACGccttccaaaacctcaacgattacgaatttcagtaaaacgcgttggcgcatccgaactggattgatacgccaataACTTTACTTTCAATTTATGAGCAAGGTTGCAAATGATGAGGAAATGAATAACCTAAGCATAGACCTTACATATAATTCTATTTAGATCtatatttcattgaaaaaaaagatagggaAGGAGCGACACAACGTCTCGTGCTCTGTGATGGATAAAGCGGGATTAGCTGGCTACATTTACGTGGATCTGGTTCTACTCCGCATAACTCATTGAAATCCATTAGCGCTGTCAATTCTTCACTCCTTAAACGAGATTCACTAACacaatgagaatgaaaatggATGTGCTGACGCATATATAGCGGCTATGAACGATATTCAGAGAATTTAGGGATATTTTGGTACATTGTGAACTTGTTGTGTGCAATATACAGTACACATGTGTTAACTTCCAGCATATTAGTGGACTTTATTCTAGGCGAGGATGTGACTGTGATGTCTGCAGTTTGTCGCTCGTCGCTGACCACCAACATCGCCTCCTTCGCAAAAGAAATTACGTTAGGTTTTTGCTCCAGAAACAAGATTTTCGACAATTCGCAGATTTGAAAGCTTTTCCCCCTACATACACAAAAGAGCTTTATTTCGAAGTGAAACAACCACAGCAGAAATCCGCTTCAGATCTCATAACAATGTTAAATCTGATTCATTGAATACTCTGCACGATGATGAAAGCGACATCAGTGAATTTTACGGATTTTTTCCACACATAACACAAGAGACTAATCATGTCAAATCCTTATAACCCCAGATTACGTTCAAGCGGCTTGAGTCCTCCACAATCTAAAGTTCGCACGATCATTAGTCTTTCTTAGTTTAGCCCTAATAAATGGAATAATTTGTGCCAAATGAATAACTAAAATGCagggaaataaagaaaaagacgtGAAAGAGTgcaactgaaagaaaaaaagcaattgaaGGTCTCTGCTTAACTTTGGAATTCTGAGCTTCTCTTCTATCTTCAAGTCTGGATAGTGCAAACCACTGCAACTAATGTTGACAGTCCTCCTCCTTTTTGGTTTCCTACAAACTCGTCCCCGTGGAAGGGTCCTATCCAATATGTGCCTGATAGCCCTCATTTAACATTTTA
The Necator americanus strain Aroian chromosome I, whole genome shotgun sequence genome window above contains:
- a CDS encoding hypothetical protein (NECATOR_CHRI.G2069.T1); this encodes MKMHRAALAVSLTAALVMLGSLASIAFILNDIDKFAISSNDTLNEIQFFARAARKDMMVERLFRWKTGKIYLKKIKRNTTTRRRIKMEAGARALKTGTAEVSCNASVVGYDDNVDGEYYLMAASMNVEEYSFCESVQTSCSRPPTCPAGAPGPPGKDGVPGEDGPRGVNGRRGEDWRLEENDVVVVLGCIKCPMGPPGAEGEPGPAGSKGAPGKDGEDGLDGLPGYPGPPGLPGPPGYDGRDGDPGVPGEYGSPAIIEIHPPGPPGPPGNNGPQGYPGEDGGVGALGFPGVPGSPGTNGKHGVPGPPGEPGLPGDPGADGQLFPKGFHRCECLDPERRKTEYQQQPPEHYLRPASDQTGVQHHLSNDEGGQTIVPLSHADAPPSYTTESASFQKKLDTVPFDHERPKFEKIHRDVSSKGGSKQVVNEQSFDSDQSAQDPREEEEYVDFD
- a CDS encoding hypothetical protein (NECATOR_CHRI.G2069.T2), coding for MKMHRAALAVSLTAALVMLGSLASIAFILNDIDKFAISSNDTLNEIQFFARAARKDMMVERLFRWKTGKIYLKKIKRNTTTRRRIKMEAGARALKTGYDDNVDGEYYLMAASMNVEEYSFCESVQTSCSRPPTCPAGAPGPPGKDGVPGEDGPRGVNGRRGEDWRLEENDVVVVLGCIKCPMGPPGAEGEPGPAGSKGAPGKDGEDGLDGLPGYPGPPGLPGPPGYDGRDGDPGVPGEYGSPAIIEIHPPGPPGPPGNNGPQGYPGEDGGVGALGFPGVPGSPGTNGKHGVPGPPGEPGLPGDPGADGQLFPKGFHRCECLDPERRKTEYQQQPPEHYLRPASDQTGVQHHLSNDEGGQTIVPLSHADAPPSYTTESASFQKKLDTVPFDHERPKFEKIHRDVSSKGGSKQVVNEQSFDSDQSAQDPREEEEYVDFD